One window of the Arthrobacter sp. zg-Y919 genome contains the following:
- a CDS encoding TRAM domain-containing protein — MTIELTIGAPAHGGHFVARHEGRVVFVRHGLPGERVRVRLTESGEDAKFWRGDVVEVLEAAEGRREHFWKDADALRAAARGKLPVGGAEFGHIDLPVQRRLKAEVFAEQLQRLGGTDLVPEVEPAADESADGLGWRTRVSFTVAPSGRLAMHAHRSDELIPVEAMPLATDSINALRLWEADFTGIDRVEIAAPAVGGPPLVLLIPAPGTHPRVPARIAGSLPDGMSVAAWDPESHELTRLKGRTWVQETVLGHDYRVTGAGFWQIHRSAPQTLAGAVLEGLDVQSGESVADLYAGAGLFTAPLAAAAGESGRVLSVEGSPGASRDARKNLFAAPQVQISQGRVDKMLRDAGDLDVVLLDPPRVGAGKTVVEQIDAAAPRVVGYVSCDPASFSRDLGYFRSAGWEMDTLRVFDLYPHTHHMESFAVLRKR; from the coding sequence ATGACGATTGAACTCACCATCGGTGCCCCGGCCCACGGCGGCCATTTTGTAGCCCGGCACGAAGGACGCGTCGTGTTTGTCCGGCACGGCCTCCCGGGGGAGCGGGTCCGGGTCCGGCTTACCGAGTCCGGCGAAGACGCCAAGTTCTGGCGGGGAGACGTTGTGGAAGTCCTCGAAGCCGCCGAGGGACGCCGGGAGCATTTCTGGAAGGACGCGGACGCCCTGCGCGCCGCGGCCCGCGGCAAGCTGCCCGTGGGTGGGGCCGAGTTCGGCCACATCGACCTGCCGGTCCAGCGCCGCCTCAAGGCAGAGGTCTTCGCGGAGCAGCTGCAGCGCCTAGGCGGCACAGACCTGGTTCCCGAGGTTGAACCTGCCGCGGACGAAAGCGCCGATGGCCTGGGCTGGCGTACGCGGGTCAGTTTCACCGTGGCACCCAGCGGTCGGCTGGCGATGCATGCCCACCGCTCAGATGAGCTGATTCCGGTCGAGGCGATGCCCTTGGCCACCGATTCGATCAACGCCCTGCGGCTGTGGGAGGCGGATTTCACCGGTATCGACCGTGTGGAGATAGCTGCTCCGGCGGTGGGCGGCCCGCCCCTGGTCCTGCTGATCCCTGCGCCGGGAACCCATCCGCGGGTGCCGGCCCGGATCGCCGGGTCCCTGCCCGACGGCATGTCCGTGGCCGCCTGGGATCCGGAAAGCCATGAGCTCACCCGGTTGAAGGGACGGACCTGGGTGCAGGAAACGGTCCTGGGCCACGACTACCGGGTGACCGGTGCCGGGTTCTGGCAGATCCACCGTTCGGCCCCGCAGACCCTGGCCGGCGCGGTCCTCGAGGGCCTGGACGTGCAGTCCGGGGAATCCGTGGCGGACCTCTACGCCGGTGCCGGGCTGTTCACGGCACCCCTGGCGGCGGCAGCCGGTGAATCCGGCCGTGTGCTCTCGGTGGAAGGTTCCCCGGGCGCCAGCCGCGATGCCCGCAAGAACCTCTTCGCCGCACCCCAGGTGCAGATCAGCCAGGGCCGGGTGGACAAGATGCTCCGCGATGCCGGGGACCTCGACGTCGTGCTCCTGGATCCGCCGCGGGTCGGAGCCGGAAAGACAGTGGTGGAGCAGATCGATGCTGCCGCGCCCCGGGTGGTCGGCTATGTGTCCTGCGATCCCGCGTCCTTCTCCCGTGACCTGGGCTATTTCCGCAGCGCCGGGTGGGAAATGGACACCCTGCGGGTGTTCGACCTGTATCCGCACACCCACCACATGGAGTCCTTCGCCGTCCTGCGGAAGCGCTAG
- a CDS encoding TrkA family potassium uptake protein has translation MAHYVIMGCGRVGVSLAHTLDNAGHSVAIIDQDERAFRRLRQTFTGRKVTGVGFDRETLKAAGIEEAYAFAAVSSGDNSNILATRVARETFHVGHVVARIYDPGRAEIYQRLGIPTVAAVRWSADQVLRRILPEQSINGDFRESSGRLILGELSLHEGWLGRSLGSIETAAGVRIAYITRFGEGILPRPDSSYQEGDVLHAMMSVDRTAEISKILSKEPAKESL, from the coding sequence TTGGCCCATTACGTGATCATGGGGTGCGGGCGCGTCGGCGTCAGCCTCGCGCATACCCTGGATAATGCCGGCCATTCGGTCGCCATCATCGACCAGGACGAGCGGGCTTTCCGCCGGCTCCGGCAGACGTTCACCGGACGAAAGGTGACCGGCGTCGGCTTTGACCGCGAGACGCTGAAGGCGGCGGGCATCGAAGAGGCGTACGCCTTCGCCGCTGTGTCCAGCGGTGACAACTCCAACATCCTGGCCACCCGGGTGGCCCGCGAAACCTTCCACGTCGGCCACGTCGTCGCACGCATCTACGATCCGGGACGCGCGGAAATCTACCAGCGCCTCGGTATTCCCACGGTCGCCGCCGTGCGGTGGAGCGCCGACCAGGTGCTGCGCAGGATCCTGCCCGAGCAGAGCATCAACGGTGACTTCCGCGAATCCTCCGGCCGGCTGATCCTCGGTGAGCTGTCCCTGCATGAAGGCTGGCTGGGCCGCTCGCTGGGAAGCATCGAGACCGCAGCGGGTGTCCGGATTGCCTACATCACCCGGTTCGGGGAAGGAATCCTCCCGCGCCCGGACAGCAGCTATCAGGAAGGTGATGTCCTGCACGCCATGATGTCCGTGGACCGCACAGCCGAAATCAGCAAGATCCTGTCCAAGGAACCAGCCAAGGAGTCCCTGTGA